Proteins from one Podospora pseudoanserina strain CBS 124.78 chromosome 1, whole genome shotgun sequence genomic window:
- a CDS encoding hypothetical protein (COG:I; EggNog:ENOG503NWZC) gives MVFYPPPWVPKLPFDPPDSITIGEFMKNEIYGRRPIAKSRNPFTCGLTGKTYGVTEQHNRTELLARALSKVMGWEPNVDSPWDKVIAVFSVNTIDYLSVLHSVHRLSGIATPANVAYSAGELEHQLRSSGAKALFTCVPVLETALTAAKAVGIPDDKIFIMDAPVHSKKLPYKTVDDLIQLGQSVPELEPLKWVKGQGERQVAFLCYSSGTSGLPKAVMISHKNVIANTMQFCIYDSVSREKFGVETQTALGLLPFSHIYGLVVIAHSSVWRGDGVIVLPKFDLTEYLQAIERFKINYLPLVPPIVIRMLSSRDILKKYDLSSVRLLFTGAAPLGKETAEELLKIYPTWHVGQGYGMTESATVVCTTSEHDIHQGTSGSLVPGTRAKIIDQDGKEITEYNKPGELLVQSPSITLGYLNNEKATAEAYVWDEDGRWLRTGDEVIVTKAPSGYEHITIVDRLKELIKVKAHQVAPAELEAHLLTHPAVDDCAVIAVPDERDGEVPKAFVVTPASMAGRKDEDMAAEILKHVQDHKAHYKWLKGGIEFIDAIPKSPSGKILRRLLRDKEREARRAAGAKL, from the exons ATGGTCTTTTACCCCCCTCCTTGGGTCCCGAAGCTCCCATTCG ACCCCCCTGATTCGATTACCATTGGAGAGTTTATGAAGAATGAGATCTACGGTCGTCGCCCAATTGCAAAGAGCCGGAATCCCTTCACCTGCGGCTTGACAGGCAAGACATATGGTGTAACCGAGCAGCACAACCGCACCGAGCTTCTCGCGAGGGCCTTGTCTAAGGTTATGGGCTGGGAGCCAAATGTTGATTCGCCGTGGGACAAGGTCATTGCTGTTTTCTCTGTCAATACT ATTGACTACCTGTCTGTGCTTCATTCAGTCCACCGACTGTCCGGTATCGCTACACCTGCCAATGTCGCCTACTCAGCCGGAGAGCTTGAGCACCAGCTTCGTTCTTCAGGAGCCAAGGCACTGTTTACCTGTGTGCCAGTTTTGGAGACCGCCTTGACGGCTGCAAAGGCGGTAGGGATTCCAGATGACAAGATCTTTATCATGGATGCGCCAGTGCATTCAAAGAAACTCCCCTACAAGACTGTGGATGACTTGATTCAACTGGGTCAATCCGTACCTGAGCTCGAGCCTCTGAAATGGGTTAAGGGTCAGGGTGAGAGACAAGTGGCATTTTTGTGCTACTCCAGCGGTACTTCTGGTCTGCCA AAAGCTGTCATGATCTCGCACAAGAACGTTATTGCGAACACCATGCAGTTTTGCATCTACGACTCAGTCTCAAGAGAAAAGTTTGGGGTGGAAACACAAACGGCTTTGGGATTGCTGCCATTCAGCCATATTTATGGGCTGGTGGTCATCGCTCATTCTTCAGTTTGGAGAGGCGATGGCGTCATTGTCCTCCCCAAGTTTGATTTAACAGAGTATCTCCAGGCCATTGAAAGGTTCAAGATCAACTATCTTCCTTTG GTTCCTCCAATCGTCATCCGTATGTTGAGTAGCAGAGACATCCTCAAGAAATATGACCTGAGCAGTGTCAGACTTCTCTTTACCGGAGCAGCGCCTCTTGGAAAGGAGACAGCTGAGGAGCTCCTGAAGATCTATCCAACGTGGCATGTGGGTCAGGGATACGGCATGACTGAATCGGCTACCGTCGTATGCACCACCAGCGAACACGATATCCACCAAGGCACATCTGGGTCTCTGGTGCCAGGCACACGGGCCAAGATCATTGATCAAGACGGCAAGGAGATCACTGAGTACAACAAGCCGGGGGAGCTTTTGGTTCAGTCACCCTCCATCACTCTCGGATACCTGAACAACGAGAAGGCTACCGCCGAAGCTTATGTctgggatgaggatggaagATGGCTGAGGACCGGCGATGAAGTCATTGTCACCAAGGCGCCCAGTGGGTATGAGCACATTACCATTGTGGACCGGCTCAAAGAGTtgatcaaggtcaag GCCCACCAAGTCGCCCCAGCCGAGCTCGaagcccacctcctcactcaCCCAGCCGTCGATGATTGCGCGGTCATTGCGGTTCCTGATGAGCGCGACGGCGAAGTACCCAAGGCTTTCGTGGTAACACCGGCGTCCATGGCCGGACGGAAGGACGAGGACATGGCGGCTGAGATTCTCAAGCATGTCCAGGATCACAAGGCGCACTACAAGTGGCTCAAGGGCGGTATTGAGTTTATCGATGCTATTCCCAAGAGCCCGAGCGGCAAGATCCTGCGTCGCTTGCTTCGGGataaggagagggaggcgaggagagcGGCGGGCGCGAAGCTTTGA
- a CDS encoding hypothetical protein (EggNog:ENOG503P1U5; COG:S) has protein sequence MTDRKPKTSEFHRADERRFLDERGSSGPLAPNGLNPATILEKAVRERIVDSYFYKEQCYAINEADIVDRVVEHVDHIGGVTGTVQKPTPFLCLAFKLLQLAPNDDILNEYLNFGGEKFKYLRALAVFYIRLTRQDKDVYTRLEPFLEDRRKLRRKGRNGVSLTYMDEFVDDLLVKDRVCATSLWKMRRRDVLEDLELLEPRVSPLGSLEDLLEEEEEDEEMKDGGEDKNGRGGSGGERSRSRSVDRRDSRSRSRDRRDSRSRSYSRSRSITRSRSRSRSRSRSRSGRYMSRSRSGSRHRSPSRSRSRGERSDHDRMDIDRSDKDREEGEASP, from the coding sequence ATGACCGACCGCAAACCCAAAACTTCTGAATTCCACCGCGCCGACGAACGCCGCTTTCTCGACGAGCGCGGCTCTTCGGGTCCCCTAGCTCCCAACGGCCTCAACCcagccaccatcctcgaaaAAGCCGTCCGCGAGCGCATAGTCGATTCCTACTTTTACAAAGAGCAATGTTACGCCATAAACGAAGCGGACATTGTTGACAGGGTAGTCGAGCACGTCGACCACATTGGCGGCGTAACCGGGACGGTCCAAAAGCCCACGCCGTTCCTCTGCCTTGCCTTTAAACTCCTGCAGCTTGCACCAAACGATGATATCTTGAACGAGTATCTCAATTTCGGGGGTGAGAAGTTCAAGTATCTGAGGGCGTTGGCGGTGTTTTATATTAGGTTGACGAGGCAGGACAAGGATGTTTATACGAGGCTGGAGCCGTTCTTGGAGGAcaggaggaagttgaggaggaaggggaggaacgGGGTTAGTTTGACGTACATGGATGAGTTTGTGGATGATTTGCTAGTCAAGGACAGGGTGTGTGCGACGAGTttgtggaagatgaggaggagggatgtgttggaggatttggagctgttggagcCGAGGGTTAGTCCGttggggagtttggaggatttgcttgaggaggaggaggaggatgaggagatgaaggatgggggagaggataaaaatgggaggggtgggagtgggggtgagaggtcgaggtcgagatCAGTGGACAGGCGGGATTCAAGGTCGAGATCAAGGGACAGGCGGGATTCAAGGTCGAGGTCATATTCGAGGTCTAGGTCGATAACGAGATCGAGATCgagatcaaggtcaaggtcaaggtctAGGTCTGGGAGGTATATGTCACGGTCCAGGTCGGGATCGAGGCACAGGTCGCCATCACgctcgaggtcgaggggAGAGCGGTCAGATCACGACAGGATGGATATTGACAGGTCTGACAAGGACcgtgaggagggcgaggcaAGTCCTTGA
- a CDS encoding hypothetical protein (COG:S; EggNog:ENOG503NZEB), with translation MPRIVPSPLRFLKYGLPKQHYHHQQPLRALFRPTHQYQSLRHQSQGPRQSRGGYNYNYDHNSYRQYRPPNRWSIKRHIGKGYLEALILIFFLYKYKYPKAIMSSSLIPNNPDEVMVIRDLTPNVAIFSVPFSRFGKIPIGGRGTAVRLTSGSIAVFSPVALTEATKAKIASWGGQVKYLVATDIEHHIFLSEWKKAYPAAKLIGPEGLPEKRLKVKNDPKIGHEPFDVVIGKNTPRPYSVDAEFDKDFEVEYIASHPNKEVVFLYKPDKVLIEADLLFNLPATEQYSKVPEEKKPKPGLLGGWFMGMNSTEGEAKGMKRFLWWVVSRADREGFNEIVGRMYRDWDFEVIVPCHGEVIEKGAKEVWGRVFEWHLEGKK, from the exons ATGCCAAGAATCGTCCCATCACCATTGCGCTTTCTCAAATACGGCCTT CCAAAACAACAttaccatcaccagcaaccacTTAGAGCTTTATTCAGACCAACCCACCAATACCAATCTCTCAGACATCAGTCTCAAGGCCCGCGCCAGTCTCGCGGCGGTTACAACTACAACTACGACCACAACTCTTACCGTCAATACAGGCCTCCAAATCGCTGGTCTATCAAAAGACACATCGGCAAAGGCTACTTGGAagctctcatcctcatcttcttcctctacAAGTACAAGTACCCCAAAGCAATcatgtcctcctccctcattcCTAACAACCCCGACGAGGTAATGGTCATCCGCGACCTCACCCCCAACGTCGCCATCTTTTCTGTACCCTTCTCCCGTTTTGGTAAAATCCCCATCGGCGGCCGCGGCACCGCTGTCCGCCTCACCTCTGGCTCCATCGCAgtcttctcccccgtcgCGCTGACGGaagccaccaaagccaagatCGCTTCCTGGGGAGGTCAAGTCAAGTACCTGGTCGCGACGGACATTGAACACCACATCTTCCTCTCGGAATGGAAAAAAGCCTACCCCGCGGCGAAATTAATCGGCCCAGAAGGTCTCCCCGAAAAGCGCCTCAAGGTGAAGAACGACCCTAAAATCGGCCACGAACCGTTTGATGTTGTCATTGGCAAAAACACACCCAGGCCGTACTCGGTAGATGCCGAGTTCGACAAAGACTTCGAGGTGGAGTATAtcgcctcccaccccaacaaggaggtggtgtttttgtATAAACCGGACAAGGTGCTCATCGAGGCGGATTTGTTGTTTAATTTGCCTGCGACGGAGCAGTACTCCAAGGTaccggaggagaagaagccgaagccgggattgttgggggggtggtttatGGGGATGAACAGTacggagggagaggcgaaggggatgaagaggttTTTGTGGTGGGTTGTGAGCAGGGCGGATAGGGAGGGGTTCAATGAGATTGTGGGGAGGATGTATAGGGATTGGGATTTTGAGGTGATTGTGCCCTGTCATGGGGAGGTTATTGAAAAGGGGGCGAAGGAGGtctgggggagggtgtttgaGTGGCatttggaggggaagaagtgA
- the HER2 gene encoding Trimeric GatFAB AmidoTransferase(AdT) complex subunit (COG:H; EggNog:ENOG503NVZX; BUSCO:EOG09262UAS), whose protein sequence is MLSRSGLRGARLRVVSLTSQRRLLNHFITHPAEPIPPPPPPAPSSSPSPKQFTLAVKDNIATTIPGLPTTCASGILSKSYVSPIEATIITQLRARGAVITGKTNLDEFGMGSHSIYSHYGPVSQDTPPETSAGGSSGGSAVAVANGEVELALGTDTGGSVRLPAAYTGVIGYKPSYGMISRYGVIPYANSLDTVGFLSKQINPLKELIIGERGLWKEHDSNDPTSLTAAARKRCAAQRRGYRSRQGQTTELEGLKFGIPLEYNIAELDPEIRDAWAAAAKRLQDAGARIVPVSLPTTKHALAAYYVIAPAEASSNLAKYDGVRYGARDAEGASDASAGGVLYASTRGKGFGEEVKRRILLGSYTLSSEAMDNYFIKAQRVRRLVRRDFNRVFALENPLQERETFELSDLPEEVEMEDKWGPEEVDFLLCPTAPTLAPKLKGVMEQQPVDAYMNDVFTVPASLAGLPAISVPMKVVTEGAAGLQLIGQYWDDARLLDVADAVAKEVRT, encoded by the coding sequence ATGCTATCCCGGTCGGGTCTCCGCGGTGCCCGGCTGCGCGTTGTGAGCCTCACCTCACAACGTCGTCTTCTCAACCACTTCATTACACACCCCGCCGAGccaataccaccaccacccccaccggctccgtcttcttctcccagtCCAAAACAATTCACTCTCGCCGTAAAAGACAACATAGCCACCACAATCCCAGGCCTCCCAACAACATGCGCCTCCGgcatcctctccaaatcTTACGTCTCCCCCATCGAAGCCACAATCATTACCCAGCTCCGCGCTCGCGGTGCAGTGATTACAGGCAAGACTAACCTCGATGAGTTCGGCATGGGAAGCCACTCGATATACTCCCACTATGGTCCAGTATCGCAAGACACCCCCCCAGAAACATCAGCAGGCGGCAGCTCAGGAGGCAGCGCCGTAGCAGTAGCCAACGGGGAGGTAGAACTTGCTCTCGGGACAGACACGGGTGGATCGGTAAGACTACCAGCGGCATACACCGGTGTCATCGGGTATAAACCCTCCTACGGAATGATCTCACGCTATGGAGTCATTCCTTACGCCAACAGCCTAGACACAGTGGGTTTTCTCAGCAAGCAGATCAACCCACTAAAGGAGTTGATTATTGGAGAGCGAGGGCTGTGGAAGGAACACGACAGCAATGATCCGACGAGTTTGACTGCGGCGGCCAGGAAAAGATGCGCTGCTCAGCGAAGGGGGTATCGCAGCCGACAAGGTCAAACTACAGAGTTGGAAGGGCTGAAGTTTGGTATCCCACTCGAGTACAAcatcgccgagctcgacCCCGAGATCCGGGATGCCTGGGCAGCCGCTGCGAAGAGGTTACAAGATGCCGGTGCTAGGATCGTACCAGTGTCGCTGCCGACAACTAAACATGCCCTCGCGGCGTACTACGTCATTGCTCCGGCCGAGGCGTCTTCCAACCTGGCAAAATACGACGGGGTACGCTATGGAGCGAGGGACGCTGAGGGAGCAAGCGATGCATCAGCCGGAGGTGTTCTCTACGCCTCGACAAGAGGAAAGGGTTTcggtgaggaggtcaagaggcGGATCTTGCTGGGCTCATATACCCTCAGTTCAGAGGCGATGGACAACTACTTTATAAAGGCGCAACGAGTGCGGAgactggtgaggagggatttCAACAGGGTTTTTGCGCTGGAGAACCCGCTGCAAGAGAGGGAGACGTTCGAGCTGAGTGATCTGcctgaggaggtggagatggaggacaaATGGGGaccggaggaggtggacttTCTGCTGTGTCCTACAGCGCCGACATTGGCTCCTAAGctgaagggggtgatggagcagcagccggtGGATGCGTATATGAATGATGTGTTTACTGTGCCGGCCAGCTTGGCGGGCCTGCCAGCGATTAGCGTGCCGATGAAGGTGGTGACcgaaggagcagcaggacTGCAGTTGATCGGGCAGTACTGGGACGATGCAAGACTGCTGGATGTTGCGGATGCTGTGGCCAAGGAGGTCAGAACATAA
- a CDS encoding hypothetical protein (EggNog:ENOG503NZMI; COG:S): MSDMTTEVTGTSSVEAGGVFSGVSSPLSSAPSSPVMPVSGRPKRQAALRATEKLTSIIQGFGAFDDFPRANKRSREDTPEFEDSRAVTKSISKRLRTREFSEIHSKDVDDEAETDIDAEHGIDAEHEVDVEHEIVVRNGMNADFLVNAECGANVENNIDPNLGRENVPLYPAAAENHEAKSVIPFHMQADVMDMQLANVPSEYYVEKIMFNLRAIVNHQAATHHGAVDPFLAHQQFFMNEPVFDQNWYNPHTQSYHPAAYPFVAIPPVVNLLTANSPLVNPPMVDPFVHPELAHQAGQPLSFYNHNSGALASQIPIWDSSVYPFVASRPAVGSPVVGLPAIDPYSPILDVAQYPYIDDIIPQAANIKIDLAIAPVADKDEETAPVVKLAPRVPVARPAPRGPPPIHSRFRGGLCEALPYYKSYKSSLYNIGLLAKGFLIDLEVEKGDVFDQSVVISTVGGGRVREGSVMVRGRDADDNATNVRSIKNAYEQRTLIAIIAGENHPLYPCQPPAPYAVLDWFHITYMWKEILRNPETQRIFSVWRIRFEKANPFTPSWWIPAGQEEIVTPVTCPMRVCSSCHQESKQIFTIGWFCLQYGCNMYYRMLPGQLVDLDALAYSQAFLDERQPFTGTIPSLMPELPAVNSQHHGTELGLRGGFVCPQCHHACRRRYWNWLQCEIPGCGFKKAAPMTPFPQAELEAEVEAFTKQMASRRSRHQANDALTTIWLEKYAIRSSVMGLGDYNVRQFFLTDAQERIIGSFTIFQSNEVINARPGGPDELFRSLEVEDIGLKRNPAAVAGHKLEGLTRHFQQNFGARYKFGVSVQSKGFAEAPAAILKALKRLNWAKNVAVSSATANFPADHEVGDDSITKLDAHSQSFNELLALGYMEDDKINYHDDGEKELGPVVAALSLGSPCTMRFRPKRNKGFGTNGFTKTGGKKNHKDILEVEMKHGDMMVMAGCTIQKLYEHAVTPEGKRRFALTARFIDPEKMELQADRDDALMKGTIPEYAAAFEYDGF, from the exons ATGTCTGACATGACCACCGAGGTGACCGGCACAAGCTCCGTTGAGGCTGGCGGTGTCTTTTCCGGCGTCTCCTCGCCCCTGAGCTCAGCTCCCTCGTCTCCTGTCATGCCTGTCTCTGGCAGGCCCAAGCGCCAGGCTGCCTTGCGAGCCACAGAGAAGTTGACGAGCATTATTCAGGGGTTTGGTGCCTTTGACGACTTCCCGCGGGCCAACAAGCGGTCCCGGGAAGACACtcccgagtttgaggatTCGCGTGCGGTTACCAAATCTATCAGCAAGCGCTTGCGGACTCGGGAATTTTCTGAGATTCACTCCAAGGATGTCGATGACGAGGCTGAGACTGACATCGATGCCGAGCACGGAATTGATGCCGAACACGAAGTTGACGTCGAGCATGAGATTGTCGTCAGGAATGGCATGAACGCTGACTTTCTCGTCAATGCCGAGTGTGGCGCCAATGTCGAGAATAACATTGACCCCAACCTGGGGCGCGAAAACGTGCCTCTCTACCCAGCTGCAGCCGAAAACCACGAGGCCAAGTCCGTCATTCCGTTCCACATGCAAGCAGACGTAATGGACATGCAGCTGGCCAATGTGCCCTCGGAATACTACGTTGAAAAGATCATGTTTAACCTGAGGGCCATCGTTAACCATCAAGCCGCAACTCACCATGGTGCCGTCGACCCCTTCTTGGCCCACCAGCAATTTTTTATGAATGAACCGGTGTTTGACCAGAACTGGTACAACCCTCACACCCAAAGCTATCATCCCGCCGCCTACCCCTTTGTCGCTATCCCGCCCGTGGTCAACCTTCTCACGGCCAACTCTCCATTGGTTAACCCTCCGATGGTCGACCCTTTCGTCCATCCCGAGCTCGCCCATCAGGCCGGACAGCCGCTGTCTTTTTACAACCACAACAGTGGTGCTCTGGCTTCTCAGATCCCAATTTGGGACTCGAGTGTCTACCCATTTGTCGCCAGTCGTCCTGCGGTGGGCTCTCCCGTGGTCGGCCTACCCGCGATTGACCCTTACAGTCCTATCTTGGACGTGGCTCAGTACCCATACATTGACGACATCATCCCCCAGgccgccaacatcaagatTGACCTGGCTATCGCGCCTGTCGCCGACAAGGATGAAGAGACTGCCCCTGTTGTCAAGCTCGCCCCTCGTGTCCCTGTTGCCAGGCCTGCCCCTCGTGGCCCGCCTCCAATTCACTCGAGGTTCCGCGGGGGGTTATGCGAGGCCCTCCCTTACTACAAGTCCTACAAGAGCAGTCTCTACAACATCGGTCTGCTTGCCAAGGGATTTCTGATTGACTTGGAGGTCGAAAAGGGCGATGTCTTCGACCAAAGCGTTGTCATTTCGACTGT TGGGGGTGGCCGAGTGAGAGAAGGAAGCGTAATGGTTCGTGGTCGCGACGCCGATGACAACGCCACCAACGTTCGATCCATCAAGAACGCTTACGAGCAACGTACTTTGATTGCTATCATTGCGG GTGAGAATCATCCGCTTTACCCTTGCCAGCCGCCTGCCCCTTACGCTGTTCTCGACTGGTTCCACATCACATACATGTGGAAAGAAATTCTGAGAAACCCTGAGACTCAGAGGATCTTTTCAGTCTGGCGTATTCGGTTCGAAAAAGCCAACCCCTTCACGCCGTCTTGGTGGATTCCTgctgggcaggaggagatcgTAACTCCGGTCACTTGTCCCATGAGAGTTTGCTCTTCCTGTCACCAGGAGAGTAAACAAATTTTTACCATTGGATGGTTCTGCCTCCAATACGGCTGCAACATGTACTATCGGATGTTGCCCGGCCAACTGGTCGACCTCGATGCTCTGGCCTACAGCCAAGCCTTTCTTGACGAGCGCCAGCCTTTCACGGGAACCATTCCCTCGCTCATGCCCGAGTTGCCCGCCGTCAATTCTCAGCACCACGGCACAGAGCTGGGTCTTCGTGGAGGGTTTGTCTGCCCCCAGTGCCATCATGCCTGCAGACGTCGGTACTGGAACTGGCTGCAGTGCGAGATCCCAGGGTGCGGGTTCAAGAAGGCAGCCCCCATGACTCCATTCCCTCAGGCAGAGCTTgaggctgaggttgaggcCTTCACAAAGCAGATGGCGTCCAGAAGATCACGCCATCAAGCCAACGatgccctcaccaccatctggcTTGAGAAATATGCCATTCGATCATCTGTTATGGGCCTTGGAGACTATAACGTTCGTCAGTTCTTCCTGACCGACGCCCAGGAACGTATTATTGGCTCCTTCACAATTTTTCAGTCGAATGAGGTCATCAATGCCAGGCCTGGTGGCCCAGATGAGCTATTCAGGtctttggaggtggaggatattGGTTTGAAGAGGAACCCCGCTGCCGTCGCTGGTC ACAAGCTTGAAGGTTTGACCCGCCACTTCCAGCAAAACTTT GGTGCCCGCTACAAGTTTGGAGTCTCGGTACAGTCCAAGGGCTTCGCCGAGGCCCCCGCTGCCATTCTCAAGGCTCTCAAGCGTCTTAACTGGGCCAAGAATGTTGCCGTGTCTTCTGCCACGGCAAACTTCCCGGCTGATcatgaggttggtgatgattccatcaccaagctTGACGCTCATAGCCAAAGCTTCAATGAGCTGCTCGCCCTGGGCTATATGGAGGATGATAAGATTAAT tatcatgatgatggtgaaaaGGAGCTTGGCCCTGTTGTCGCCGCTCTATCACTTGGGTCGCCGTGCACGATGAGGTTTCGCCCCAAGCGAAACAAGGGTTTCGGAACCAATGGTTTCACCAAAACCGGTGGGAAGAAAAACCACAAGGATATtctggaggtggagatgaagcACGGTGAtatgatggtgatggctgggTGCACCATCCAGAAGCTGTATGAG CACGCCGTCACCCCCGAGGGAAAGCGACGGTTCGCTCTGACCGCCCGTTTCATCGACCCGGAGAAGATGGAGCTTCAGGCGGACAGAGATGACGCCCTTATGAAGGGCACCATCCCCGAATACGCCGCGGCTTTCGAGTACGACGGCTTCTGA